From Jeotgalibaca dankookensis, one genomic window encodes:
- a CDS encoding Y-family DNA polymerase has protein sequence MYETELIFDYNREPSRDVLCIDCKSFYASVECVERGLDPLEAKLVVMSYPSQDTSQRGSGLILASSPQAKKAYHISNVSRARDLPFPYPEDLVIVPPQMQLYMQKNKEINAIYQTYADKDNHHVYSVDESFLDVTGSLRLFGHDTAWEMARTIQDDVYKQTGIYTVIGIGDNPLLAKLALDNAAKKTPQRIAQWRYQDVPETVWKIPEMTDFWGIGRRTAKRLNNIGIFSISDLAQANFYELKEHLGILGAQLLAHSWGIDRSFLGDTIKPSSKSIGNSQVLDRDYSDRSELEIVIREMADQIATRLRKAGAKAQVLSLGLGYSKGYIDEKGKTNSHQQLKVPPTHSSKEISHHLLTIFEEKYTNQIIRTISVNSGNLIYSRATQLDLFADPNQDEKDTKLDQIVDLVRKKYGFKALVRANSLLEGGRAIARTSLVGGHAGGMGGLEEGEENAEKNR, from the coding sequence ATGTATGAGACAGAGTTGATTTTTGATTATAACCGAGAACCAAGTCGTGATGTTCTCTGTATTGATTGTAAATCTTTTTATGCCAGTGTGGAATGTGTGGAGAGGGGGTTAGATCCTTTAGAAGCCAAACTCGTCGTCATGTCTTATCCTTCTCAAGACACCAGTCAAAGAGGGAGTGGTTTAATATTAGCTTCTTCCCCTCAAGCAAAAAAGGCCTACCATATTTCGAATGTGAGTCGTGCGCGCGATTTACCCTTTCCGTATCCGGAAGATTTGGTAATTGTACCCCCACAAATGCAGCTTTATATGCAGAAAAATAAAGAAATTAATGCCATTTACCAAACCTATGCGGACAAAGACAACCACCATGTTTACTCGGTTGATGAAAGTTTTTTGGATGTGACAGGTTCTTTACGTCTATTTGGACATGATACTGCGTGGGAGATGGCCCGTACGATTCAAGATGATGTTTATAAGCAAACAGGCATTTATACCGTTATTGGCATTGGTGATAATCCTCTTTTAGCTAAATTAGCCTTGGATAATGCTGCAAAAAAAACGCCTCAACGAATTGCCCAATGGCGTTACCAAGATGTTCCTGAAACCGTTTGGAAAATACCAGAAATGACTGATTTTTGGGGGATTGGTAGGCGTACTGCTAAAAGACTCAATAATATAGGGATTTTTTCTATTTCAGACTTAGCACAAGCTAATTTTTATGAATTAAAGGAACATCTAGGTATTTTAGGGGCTCAACTTCTGGCACATAGCTGGGGGATTGACCGCAGTTTTTTAGGAGATACGATTAAGCCTAGCTCTAAATCAATCGGTAACAGTCAGGTGTTAGACCGTGACTATAGTGACCGATCGGAATTAGAAATTGTCATTCGAGAAATGGCTGATCAAATAGCGACACGTTTACGAAAAGCAGGTGCAAAAGCACAAGTGCTTAGTTTAGGACTGGGTTATAGCAAAGGGTACATCGATGAAAAAGGAAAAACGAATAGTCATCAGCAACTAAAAGTACCGCCCACGCACTCTTCTAAGGAAATTAGTCACCATCTCTTAACCATTTTCGAAGAAAAATATACGAATCAGATAATTCGTACAATTAGTGTCAATAGTGGGAATCTTATCTACAGTCGTGCAACCCAGTTAGATTTATTTGCAGATCCCAATCAAGATGAAAAAGATACCAAGCTTGATCAGATTGTGGATCTTGTACGTAAAAAATATGGATTTAAAGCACTCGTTCGAGCTAATAGTTTACTAGAAGGCGGCCGAGCAATCGCGAGAACATCGCTTGTAGGTGGACACGCAGGCGGAATGGGTGGATTGGAAGAAGGTGAGGAAAATGCGGAGAAGAACCGGTAA
- a CDS encoding ROK family protein: protein MKILALDIGGTAIKYGVFDSTTTKIGNVLEKETPRSETTNYIMETVIKIVKEVKETHDIQGIAVSTAGVVDPQTGHIVFAGPTIPNYTNTAIKQTIEETFHIPCEVENDVNCAALGEWWQGAGQGSESLVCVTIGTGVGGAVILNGALWHGSAFSAGEIGYLPISNGKALQDEASATALVAAYSDLSGIPREDLNGKIIFEHAKAGEEKAIKAIDNMLTALNQGLLAVTYLISPDTIIIGGGVAVQKEYLEEKIASKLKKGLVSTRMLPEEIKCAELGNSAGMLGAVYHFQQKQH, encoded by the coding sequence ATGAAAATTTTAGCTTTAGATATTGGTGGAACGGCTATCAAGTATGGTGTCTTTGATTCTACAACTACTAAGATTGGAAATGTTTTAGAGAAAGAAACACCTCGGTCAGAAACGACCAACTATATTATGGAGACCGTTATTAAAATTGTTAAAGAAGTAAAAGAAACACATGATATCCAAGGGATTGCTGTTTCTACTGCTGGCGTTGTTGACCCTCAAACTGGACACATTGTCTTTGCAGGTCCAACAATTCCTAACTATACAAATACGGCCATCAAACAAACTATTGAAGAGACCTTTCATATCCCTTGTGAAGTCGAAAATGATGTTAACTGTGCGGCTTTAGGAGAATGGTGGCAAGGAGCAGGACAAGGAAGCGAGTCGCTTGTTTGTGTCACGATTGGTACTGGTGTAGGTGGCGCAGTTATTCTAAACGGCGCGTTATGGCACGGGTCGGCCTTTTCAGCAGGTGAAATTGGCTATCTTCCTATCTCAAATGGCAAAGCATTACAAGACGAAGCTTCTGCTACTGCATTAGTGGCTGCTTACAGTGATTTAAGCGGAATTCCACGTGAAGATTTGAATGGTAAAATAATTTTTGAACATGCGAAAGCTGGAGAAGAAAAAGCAATTAAAGCAATTGATAACATGCTGACCGCTTTAAACCAAGGGCTATTAGCAGTAACCTATCTTATTTCACCGGATACCATTATTATCGGTGGTGGTGTGGCTGTACAAAAAGAATATTTAGAAGAAAAGATTGCTTCAAAGTTGAAAAAGGGATTAGTTTCAACCCGCATGTTGCCAGAAGAAATAAAATGTGCAGAACTTGGTAATTCAGCAGGTATGCTTGGAGCTGTTTATCATTTCCAGCAAAAACAACACTGA
- a CDS encoding MurR/RpiR family transcriptional regulator has protein sequence MSEYKISIIPYIESMVTHFTPLEKKIAQYFIEKPKMSEDLSSKAVSKRLYVSEASLTRFAKKCGFSGYREFIYKYEQALTETKPLSSNLMVNVFESYQELLNKSYSIIDQNKISRIIDLFLSQKRVYIYGKGSSGLVAEEMKFRFMRIGLVCEAITDNHVMQMNQVILDEDCLVIGISISGQTSEVLTGLKMAKKRGAKTILLTANQTDQEAVHCDEVLLFAIKDNLSTGNIISPQFPILIMVDIIYAFFMETNREYRQEIWQDTFKAIQREE, from the coding sequence ATGTCGGAGTATAAAATCAGTATTATTCCTTATATTGAATCAATGGTTACGCACTTTACACCTCTAGAAAAAAAAATTGCCCAATATTTTATCGAAAAACCTAAAATGTCTGAAGATTTATCATCTAAAGCCGTTTCAAAACGCCTCTATGTTTCGGAAGCTTCTTTGACGCGCTTTGCTAAAAAATGTGGTTTTTCAGGATACCGCGAGTTTATCTATAAATATGAGCAGGCATTGACAGAGACAAAACCCTTGTCTTCTAATCTAATGGTAAATGTTTTTGAGAGTTACCAAGAATTATTAAATAAAAGTTATTCCATTATTGATCAAAATAAAATATCTCGCATTATCGACTTGTTTTTATCGCAAAAAAGGGTTTATATTTATGGTAAAGGAAGCTCAGGTTTAGTTGCTGAGGAAATGAAATTTCGGTTTATGCGGATTGGACTTGTTTGTGAAGCAATTACAGATAACCATGTCATGCAGATGAATCAAGTTATTCTTGACGAAGATTGTCTGGTCATTGGTATATCCATTAGTGGACAAACATCTGAAGTTTTAACTGGATTAAAAATGGCAAAAAAAAGAGGCGCTAAAACCATTCTATTAACAGCCAATCAAACGGACCAAGAAGCTGTTCATTGTGACGAAGTTCTACTTTTTGCAATAAAGGACAACCTCAGCACTGGGAATATTATTTCTCCGCAATTCCCTATTTTAATTATGGTTGATATTATTTATGCTTTTTTTATGGAAACAAATCGCGAGTATCGACAAGAAATTTGGCAGGACACCTTTAAGGCAATCCAAAGAGAAGAATAA
- a CDS encoding YhcH/YjgK/YiaL family protein, whose product MELISLTSQNSKYTTLAQQKVIDYLKDHDLASMEKGSHPIDGDNFYVNVIEYETTDPENRIWEAHKDYLDIHVVASGVERIYHSFIENMTTGDYHKEDDYLEIDGVKENTIDLSPNQLLVFYPEDTHKTGVKTEQPVTVKKGVFKLKL is encoded by the coding sequence ATGGAATTAATCAGTTTAACTTCTCAAAATTCTAAATATACAACACTTGCCCAACAAAAAGTTATCGATTATTTGAAAGATCATGACTTAGCTTCTATGGAAAAAGGCTCCCATCCCATCGATGGTGATAATTTCTATGTGAACGTTATTGAATACGAAACAACAGATCCAGAAAACCGTATCTGGGAAGCACATAAAGACTATTTAGATATTCATGTTGTTGCAAGTGGAGTTGAACGTATTTACCATAGTTTTATTGAAAATATGACTACCGGTGATTACCATAAAGAAGACGATTACCTTGAAATAGATGGCGTAAAGGAAAATACAATTGATTTGTCACCTAACCAACTCTTAGTTTTTTACCCTGAAGATACTCATAAGACAGGCGTAAAAACCGAGCAACCTGTAACGGTCAAAAAAGGCGTCTTTAAACTAAAACTCTAG
- a CDS encoding sodium:solute symporter — MSTSGFTTIDFAILVVYLLLVLFAGLFFSKKDMEGKEFFKGDGSIPWYVTSVSIFATLLSPISFLTLAGNSFAGSWMLWFAQLGMIVAIPITMKFFLPIYAKLDIDTAYDYLERRFDSKGLRVIGSLMFIIFQLGRMSIIMYLPSVALATLTGISVNILIIVMGVIAIIYSYTGGIKSVLWTDFIQGVVLLIGVTISLFFLARDINGGFGEIFSALGDNKFLAGDEAIFDPNILKTSVFMMIVGAGFNTLSSYISSQDIVQRFTTTTDTKKLNKMMITNGLLSIFIATAFYLIGTGLYVYYKVQNPNDPGSSIAQDQIYAYFIAYRLPVGMTGVLLAAIYAASQSTLSTGLNSVATSWTLDIQEVITKDMDDKAKTALARAISLGVGIFAIVISIIMAHSDIKSAYEFFNGFMGLILGVLGGTFALGIFTKKGNKHGAYAALIASALVMVFIKYGLPSEAVSIWSYSLISISVSLLVGYPVSLLSPIKTEAPKFTTVSDIKEIKEDPTNPIR; from the coding sequence ATGAGTACTTCTGGATTTACTACCATTGACTTTGCCATTTTAGTTGTTTATTTGCTTTTAGTTTTGTTTGCTGGCCTTTTCTTTTCTAAGAAAGATATGGAAGGAAAAGAATTTTTCAAAGGGGACGGTTCTATCCCTTGGTACGTTACTTCTGTTTCAATATTTGCCACACTCCTGAGTCCTATTTCATTTTTAACACTCGCAGGTAACTCTTTTGCGGGAAGCTGGATGTTGTGGTTTGCACAACTTGGGATGATTGTAGCGATTCCGATTACTATGAAGTTCTTCTTGCCAATCTATGCTAAATTAGATATTGATACCGCATATGATTACCTAGAGCGTCGCTTCGATTCAAAAGGTCTTCGTGTTATTGGATCTTTGATGTTTATCATTTTCCAATTAGGTAGAATGTCCATTATTATGTATCTTCCATCCGTTGCGCTTGCAACACTTACTGGTATCAGTGTTAACATTTTAATCATCGTTATGGGTGTTATTGCGATTATCTACTCTTATACCGGCGGGATTAAATCCGTATTATGGACAGACTTTATCCAAGGTGTGGTACTTTTAATCGGTGTAACAATTTCTTTATTCTTTTTAGCAAGAGACATCAACGGTGGATTTGGTGAAATTTTCAGTGCATTAGGAGACAATAAGTTTTTAGCTGGAGACGAAGCAATTTTCGACCCTAACATTTTAAAAACATCTGTCTTTATGATGATTGTGGGAGCAGGGTTTAATACCTTATCTTCTTACATCTCTTCACAAGATATTGTTCAACGTTTTACAACAACAACAGATACAAAAAAATTAAATAAAATGATGATTACCAATGGTTTGCTTTCCATTTTTATTGCAACCGCTTTTTACTTAATAGGTACTGGTCTTTATGTTTACTATAAAGTACAAAACCCTAATGACCCTGGTTCTTCCATTGCACAAGACCAAATTTATGCATACTTCATTGCTTATCGCCTTCCAGTAGGTATGACAGGGGTATTACTAGCCGCTATTTACGCCGCTTCTCAATCTACTTTGTCAACCGGATTGAATTCTGTCGCAACTTCGTGGACTTTAGATATTCAAGAAGTTATTACAAAAGATATGGATGATAAAGCAAAAACTGCTTTAGCTCGTGCTATTTCTTTAGGTGTTGGTATCTTCGCTATCGTGATCTCAATTATTATGGCGCATTCTGATATTAAATCTGCTTATGAATTCTTCAACGGCTTTATGGGATTAATCCTTGGTGTTCTAGGTGGAACATTCGCTTTAGGTATCTTTACCAAAAAAGGAAACAAACATGGTGCTTATGCAGCTTTAATCGCTTCGGCACTTGTAATGGTCTTTATTAAATATGGCTTACCTTCCGAAGCTGTTAGCATTTGGTCTTACTCATTAATTTCTATTTCTGTATCGCTACTTGTTGGTTATCCTGTTTCACTATTATCACCAATCAAAACAGAAGCACCAAAATTTACAACCGTTTCAGATATTAAAGAAATTAAAGAAGATCCAACCAATCCAATTAGATAA
- a CDS encoding N-acetylmannosamine-6-phosphate 2-epimerase translates to MNPCEQLKGNLVVSCQALEDEPLHSSFIMGRMALAAKQGGAAGIRANSVADIIEIKKMVDLPVIGIIKRDYDGSDVFITATMKEIDELMEAKPEIIALDATASLRPTGETLEEFYYAIRRKYPDILLMADCSTFEEMVKADTLGFDFIGTTLVGYTKQSKENKIEADDFALLQKAVKTLQNPVIAEGNINTPEKVKRVLEIGVYSVVVGSAITRPQLITERFVAATK, encoded by the coding sequence ATGAATCCATGTGAACAGCTGAAAGGAAACCTTGTTGTTTCTTGTCAGGCACTGGAAGATGAACCACTACATTCTTCATTTATTATGGGAAGAATGGCACTTGCTGCTAAACAAGGTGGAGCAGCTGGTATTCGTGCAAATTCAGTTGCAGATATTATTGAAATTAAAAAAATGGTCGATTTACCAGTAATTGGTATTATCAAAAGAGATTATGATGGTAGTGACGTTTTTATTACCGCTACTATGAAGGAAATTGATGAGTTGATGGAAGCTAAACCAGAAATTATTGCTTTGGATGCAACCGCTTCCCTTCGACCAACTGGTGAAACGCTTGAAGAGTTTTACTATGCGATCCGTAGGAAGTACCCAGATATTCTATTAATGGCAGACTGCTCTACCTTTGAAGAAATGGTGAAAGCGGATACGCTTGGTTTCGACTTCATTGGAACCACTTTAGTTGGCTATACCAAACAAAGCAAAGAAAATAAAATTGAAGCAGATGACTTTGCCCTTTTACAAAAAGCAGTTAAAACGCTTCAAAATCCGGTTATTGCAGAAGGTAATATCAATACACCAGAAAAAGTAAAACGTGTTTTAGAAATTGGTGTGTACAGTGTGGTGGTTGGTTCCGCTATTACCCGCCCTCAACTTATTACAGAACGATTCGTCGCTGCAACAAAATAA
- the glpK gene encoding glycerol kinase GlpK → MAEYILSIDQGTTVTRAFIIDRQGNYISTASQSFEQKTPQAGWIEQDPNAIWQSVRAVILKVITRSGLSYHQIKALGITNQRETTIIWDRKTGEPIYNAIVWSSNQSLAIINELKKEDLENYIHENTGLVLSPYFSASKIRWILDYHPDFQKRAERGELAFGTVDSWLIWKLTNGQQHATDHTNASRTMLFNIHTLKWDDYLLNTFNIPKEILPDVYPSSHLYALTSADLFNGARIPIAGVAGNQQATLFGQLAFQSGQVKSTYGQGTFIVMNTGFEPKFSKHKLLTTIGYSIGDNITYALEGSALISGSAIEWLKDGLNLFESMEESESLALRATKSSDVYVVPAFRGIGAPYWDSNVRGAVLGIDETTSRSELIRATLESLAYQVSDVITLMESDTNITVDILHVDGGAAQNNLLIQYQADILGKTVKRVERLETTGLGAAYLAGLAVGYWTNLNELTALVSENEQFEPNFSSEERRLKLHGWHSAIKAIRYYAGLINR, encoded by the coding sequence ATGGCCGAATATATTTTATCAATCGATCAAGGAACAACGGTAACACGAGCATTTATCATTGATCGCCAAGGAAATTATATTAGTACAGCGTCCCAGAGTTTTGAACAAAAAACCCCCCAAGCAGGATGGATTGAACAAGATCCTAATGCTATTTGGCAATCCGTTCGCGCTGTCATTTTGAAAGTCATTACCCGCTCTGGACTTTCTTACCATCAAATTAAAGCGCTAGGAATCACCAACCAACGAGAAACCACAATTATCTGGGATCGAAAAACAGGGGAACCTATTTATAATGCAATCGTTTGGAGCTCGAATCAATCACTCGCAATCATTAATGAACTAAAAAAAGAAGATTTAGAAAATTATATCCACGAAAACACTGGATTAGTCTTAAGTCCTTATTTTTCTGCTAGCAAAATACGGTGGATTCTTGACTATCATCCTGATTTTCAAAAACGGGCTGAACGTGGTGAATTGGCATTTGGTACCGTTGATAGTTGGTTAATTTGGAAGTTAACCAATGGACAACAACATGCTACAGACCATACAAATGCTTCCCGAACCATGCTATTTAATATTCATACCTTGAAATGGGATGATTACTTGCTTAACACTTTTAATATCCCTAAGGAAATATTGCCAGACGTTTATCCTAGTTCTCATCTATACGCTTTAACAAGCGCAGATCTTTTTAACGGTGCTCGTATTCCCATTGCTGGTGTTGCTGGTAATCAACAAGCGACCTTGTTCGGTCAATTAGCATTTCAATCTGGTCAAGTAAAGAGCACCTATGGTCAAGGAACCTTTATAGTCATGAACACCGGTTTTGAACCAAAGTTTTCCAAACATAAATTACTTACTACGATTGGATATTCCATTGGCGATAACATTACTTATGCGCTTGAGGGATCTGCACTTATCTCTGGGAGTGCCATTGAATGGCTAAAAGACGGGTTAAATTTATTTGAATCAATGGAAGAATCCGAGTCTCTCGCTCTTCGTGCAACCAAGAGCTCTGACGTTTACGTCGTTCCTGCTTTTCGAGGTATCGGAGCCCCTTATTGGGATTCAAATGTACGAGGTGCTGTTCTAGGTATCGATGAAACGACTAGTCGTAGCGAATTGATCCGAGCAACATTAGAATCACTCGCTTACCAAGTAAGTGATGTTATCACGCTAATGGAGTCTGATACTAATATTACCGTTGATATTCTGCATGTTGACGGTGGCGCTGCTCAAAATAACCTTTTAATACAGTATCAAGCCGATATTCTTGGGAAAACAGTCAAACGTGTTGAGCGATTAGAAACGACTGGATTAGGAGCTGCCTATCTTGCAGGTCTAGCAGTTGGCTATTGGACTAATTTGAATGAGTTAACGGCGCTGGTCTCTGAAAATGAACAGTTTGAGCCAAATTTCAGCTCTGAAGAACGTCGCCTCAAGTTACATGGTTGGCATAGTGCAATTAAAGCCATTCGTTATTATGCGGGCCTCATAAATCGTTAA
- the dhaS gene encoding dihydroxyacetone kinase transcriptional activator DhaS: MDRQNETKELIASSFKYLVCNKPIDKISITDIMNQANFRRQTFYDYFDDKYDLVTWIFLYEITELTRSSFHWENWEQVLFLLLNYLEKNKKYYKKLFLNVKLDSFKDYFTYTLKQGVQHLADEYFEQNNQIIEQVEMTEITINFYAYGLSQLLHEWVLGGCLPPSDAYHKLLTQVIHNSSHF, translated from the coding sequence ATGGACCGACAAAATGAAACAAAAGAATTAATCGCCTCTTCTTTTAAATATCTCGTTTGTAACAAGCCGATTGATAAAATATCGATAACAGATATAATGAACCAAGCAAATTTTCGGCGTCAAACTTTTTATGACTATTTTGATGATAAATACGACCTTGTTACTTGGATTTTTTTATACGAAATAACCGAATTAACGCGCTCGAGTTTTCATTGGGAAAATTGGGAACAAGTGCTATTTCTTTTATTAAACTATTTAGAAAAAAACAAAAAATACTATAAAAAATTATTTTTAAATGTAAAATTAGATTCTTTTAAAGACTATTTTACTTACACGCTAAAACAAGGAGTTCAGCATCTCGCAGATGAATATTTTGAACAAAATAACCAAATTATTGAACAAGTAGAAATGACGGAGATAACCATTAATTTTTATGCTTATGGTCTCTCCCAATTACTTCATGAATGGGTTCTAGGTGGGTGTCTCCCGCCTAGTGATGCCTATCATAAATTATTAACCCAAGTTATCCATAATAGTAGTCATTTTTAA
- a CDS encoding glycerol dehydrogenase, which translates to MRRAFISPTKYVQGENELLNLGFYIKTFGDSALVIGNPDDIKRVQDKLDETAERFGVTLHLADFGGEATRNEVERLKKLAKEKGTDTIVGLGGGKAIDTSKTVANGHHLIVCPTIAATDAPTSHSAVLYTEDHQFDDYAYFIQNPSVVLMDTTVIAQAPSRFLVAGMGDALATYYEARATRRSNSNVNAGLPNGFHTGETAPAKGSIAAITLAKACYDTVMESGYSAKLACDNNVVSPALEDIVEANTLLSGLGFESGGLAASHAIYNGLTVLDGPHNYYHGEQVAFTTFVQLVLENAPMDEIEALLDFSLSVGLPVSLEDLDVKEVKYEDILKVATKACIPEESIHAMPFEVTPDSVAQAIIAADAFGRDYRKRKSMK; encoded by the coding sequence ATGAGAAGAGCATTTATTAGTCCAACAAAGTATGTGCAAGGTGAGAATGAACTATTAAACTTAGGTTTTTACATAAAAACGTTTGGTGACTCTGCGTTAGTTATTGGAAATCCAGATGATATCAAACGTGTCCAAGATAAATTAGATGAAACAGCAGAACGTTTTGGGGTAACGTTACATTTAGCAGATTTTGGCGGAGAAGCAACACGCAATGAAGTGGAGCGTCTTAAAAAACTAGCTAAAGAAAAAGGAACTGACACAATTGTTGGTCTTGGTGGTGGTAAAGCGATTGATACATCAAAAACAGTCGCAAACGGACACCATTTGATTGTATGCCCAACAATTGCCGCTACGGATGCACCAACTAGCCATTCTGCAGTTCTTTACACCGAAGATCACCAATTTGATGATTATGCCTATTTTATTCAAAATCCAAGCGTAGTCTTAATGGATACCACTGTTATTGCGCAAGCACCGTCGCGCTTCTTAGTTGCCGGTATGGGTGATGCACTTGCTACTTATTATGAAGCACGTGCGACACGTCGCTCTAATTCAAATGTAAACGCCGGATTACCAAATGGCTTCCATACTGGAGAAACTGCACCAGCTAAAGGAAGTATTGCTGCGATTACACTGGCTAAAGCTTGTTACGACACCGTCATGGAGAGTGGGTATAGCGCTAAACTGGCTTGTGACAATAATGTGGTGTCACCTGCTTTAGAAGATATTGTTGAAGCAAATACTCTATTATCTGGTCTCGGTTTTGAATCGGGTGGTTTAGCAGCTTCGCATGCTATTTATAATGGATTGACTGTTTTAGATGGTCCGCACAACTATTACCATGGTGAACAAGTAGCTTTTACAACCTTTGTACAGCTTGTTCTTGAAAATGCACCGATGGATGAGATTGAAGCACTATTAGATTTCAGTTTATCTGTTGGGTTACCAGTATCCCTAGAAGACTTGGACGTTAAAGAAGTAAAATATGAGGACATTCTCAAAGTAGCAACGAAAGCATGTATACCAGAAGAGTCCATTCATGCCATGCCATTTGAAGTAACGCCTGATAGTGTTGCACAAGCTATTATTGCTGCGGATGCATTTGGACGTGATTATAGAAAACGTAAATCAATGAAATAA
- the dhaK gene encoding dihydroxyacetone kinase subunit DhaK gives MKKIVNDPTNIVDEMLKGMIVSHSELIQRVPETGVIQRKAEKTGKVAVISGGGSGHEPAHAGFVGEGMLSAAVCGEVFTSPTPDQILEAIKVAEEGAGVFLVIKNYSGDIMNFEMAQELAEMEGIEVASVVVDDDVAVEDSLYTQGKRGVAGTLFVHKILGYAAQQGQSIAEIKELADKLVPNIKSIGLALTGVTTPGSKQPSFILGDDEIEYGVGIHGEPGYRREKLQSSRDLAEELLTKLTDEFGEKEEKNFAIMVNGLGGTPLMEQYVFTNDVYTLMKEQNLTIDYYKIGNLMTSLEMQGLSLTMLYLEDDFYIEALQAPVTTISW, from the coding sequence ATGAAAAAAATTGTAAATGATCCAACAAACATTGTCGATGAGATGCTAAAAGGGATGATTGTCTCTCATTCTGAATTAATCCAAAGAGTTCCAGAAACGGGTGTTATTCAGCGTAAAGCAGAAAAAACCGGAAAAGTAGCCGTTATTTCTGGTGGTGGGAGTGGACATGAACCTGCTCATGCCGGATTTGTTGGTGAAGGAATGTTATCTGCAGCCGTCTGTGGGGAAGTATTTACTTCTCCAACTCCAGATCAAATTTTAGAAGCAATTAAAGTGGCTGAGGAAGGCGCAGGAGTTTTCTTAGTTATTAAAAATTATTCTGGAGATATTATGAATTTTGAAATGGCTCAAGAATTAGCTGAAATGGAAGGAATAGAAGTAGCCAGTGTTGTTGTTGATGATGATGTAGCTGTTGAAGACAGTTTATACACGCAAGGCAAAAGAGGTGTAGCAGGAACGCTATTTGTCCATAAAATATTAGGGTACGCTGCGCAACAAGGACAGTCCATTGCAGAGATAAAAGAGTTGGCAGATAAACTCGTTCCTAATATTAAATCAATTGGATTAGCTCTAACAGGCGTTACGACACCAGGAAGTAAACAACCTAGCTTTATTCTAGGTGATGATGAAATTGAGTACGGAGTTGGTATTCACGGTGAACCCGGATATCGCAGAGAAAAACTTCAAAGTTCACGCGATCTTGCAGAAGAATTGCTGACAAAATTAACGGATGAATTTGGTGAAAAAGAAGAAAAAAACTTTGCCATAATGGTTAATGGACTTGGGGGAACACCATTAATGGAACAATACGTATTCACCAATGATGTTTATACCTTAATGAAAGAACAAAATTTAACTATCGACTATTATAAAATAGGTAATTTAATGACCTCGCTTGAAATGCAAGGCTTATCTCTGACTATGCTCTATTTAGAAGACGACTTTTATATAGAAGCATTACAAGCACCAGTTACGACAATTAGTTGGTAA
- the dhaL gene encoding dihydroxyacetone kinase subunit DhaL encodes MNVETGIRWMELFNEKVQAEKDYLTQLDTPIGDSDHGNNMSRGMTHVIEAIETQKPDSLEELLKLITTNLLSKVGGASGPLYGSAFMGMLKAQKEDNIPWSAVIKSGLESIQKRGKAEAFDKTMIDVWIPVVEALENNQLTDAVIDQAVESTKPLKAKKGRASYVGERSIGHIDPGAYSSGLLFHAMLEAEAE; translated from the coding sequence ATGAATGTAGAAACAGGAATTCGTTGGATGGAATTATTTAATGAAAAAGTTCAAGCAGAGAAAGATTATCTCACCCAATTGGATACACCAATTGGTGACAGTGACCATGGAAACAATATGTCACGAGGAATGACGCACGTAATCGAAGCAATTGAAACACAAAAACCCGATTCACTAGAGGAACTTTTAAAACTTATAACAACCAATCTATTGAGTAAAGTTGGGGGTGCATCTGGTCCGTTATACGGCTCTGCTTTTATGGGTATGTTAAAGGCACAAAAAGAAGATAATATTCCTTGGAGCGCCGTGATTAAAAGCGGGTTAGAGAGCATTCAAAAACGTGGAAAAGCTGAAGCTTTCGATAAGACAATGATTGATGTTTGGATACCAGTAGTTGAAGCGTTAGAAAATAACCAACTGACGGATGCAGTGATTGATCAGGCGGTGGAATCAACTAAACCACTCAAGGCTAAAAAAGGCCGTGCTTCATATGTGGGTGAGCGCTCCATTGGGCACATTGATCCAGGCGCATACTCATCAGGATTACTATTTCATGCAATGCTAGAAGCGGAGGCAGAATAA